The Lasioglossum baleicum chromosome 12, iyLasBale1, whole genome shotgun sequence genome segment GCTACGCTagcacatacagtgactcccactaatattggaacactcttaaaaagaccataacttttttaatattgggatatacaatttgaaatttttggagaagttagaacagttggtttgctacacaacgtgacaaaagtTTTTggaaaaaactgcaagttgtcggaattgcagagaaaacacTGAAAATTGTATTGTCCAAATTTTTTacgtgggcttatatggaaaatttaggaaATAAGTTTcgcagatctgtatcaattaaacatattctgaaaacttCATCAAAATCCGTCGACGTTCTAATGAGCTATAAAcgttaaagatggtaaaaattgctgtttttcacgattttctaaAGGATTTTCTTAAGGATTCTTATATCTTCCAATGCCTGTCATTTTTCttcgcatcaaccgatttcgatgaaactttcacagtgcatataatcgacacagatctacaaaacgtatttttttaaaatttcaatataggcccgcataaaaaagttctaAAATTCAACGTTTAGTAtttcttctacaattccgaccaagtgCAATTttcgacaaaatttcttttaacatcctgtagtaaactatttgctctagcttcccaaaaaagttcgaatcgcatagtccaatattaacaaagctatcgttttttttttagagcgtccgcaTATTAATGGGAGCCACTGTATTTATTTTGCTCTAAAGTAAtcatattattgaataaaaatttatttatgttccaTATAACCAGCTGTGTAGAATATTCtagaaagtggagtgcgagtaTCTGAAGGTAAATAACCAGACAGCGGATCTGAATGCAGAATGGAAATGTTCAATAGCACAAACTGGAGTGGAATAGAAACGTATTagctttcttaatatgttgaacaagttgaaaataatacaacattaTTTTAAGATTCTCCCGACATTTCTACTCTCTTAAATTTTATCAGGATTCGAACGAAGAAATCTGTTTAACAGTTGTGGACGTTCAAATATTTTGGAACGAGTAGCAACAAGAGGACCGCGAGGTCCTCTTAGCGAGGACGCCGGGCTGCAACGTGCAGCCTCGCAGGGGCCGAGAGTAGGCGAGCAACCGTATCATCTGCTGGGAAATCTGACTAACGCAATTTCGGAGTCACCTCGTGGCGATGGTGGGGGGTCGATCCCCCACGTGTCAGCGTCCCGTGATTCAGAGCCGCGAAACGGGTGGTGGGGGTACTGATGGGCGGTCCCAGGGGCGTGACCTGGGCCAGGATTCAGGGATCCCGGAGCTTTACGCTGTCGGAGTCTCGGAGTCCTTAGTCACCACTGAGACGCAGCTCGACGCAGCTCGGCGCAGTTGAACGCGCGGTTTTCGGTGCTCCGTTAGTGTTTCAAGTTCAGGATCTCCGACGCAGTTCAGTGTGAACAATAAAAACCGACCTTAATAAGAACACAGTGTTACTCTTGCGCTTTTCTGATCGTCGATTGTTGTGTCGACGTTGATTTTCGGACAGTAATTGTTTGGTGGGGGGATTAAAGGCAAGATGATGCACACGATGAGCGAACACGCCGGAGGAGCCGGGGGCCTCGGTGTCAGTGTTTTGCCGTTCGACGGAATGGGCCTGTACGAACAGCGCCGGCCCAGGTACGTCTTCAAGGTGCCCAAAGTGGTCCCCGATCAAAAGGGAAAGTTTGAGACCGACGAGCTCTTCAGGAGACTCAGCAGGGAAAGCGAGGTAATTTTGATTTTGACTTTTTGCTTTCGACCGTGGGTTTGTCGGAAAGAAACATTGTCGGTCTTCTGGGGATCGGAGCCATCAGGATAGTGTCCGACAAGATTTCGTCGCTTCCTCGATGGGGATCTTTTTTCGCGCAAAACGGGGAGTGCTTGAGATTTCATACAATTCGTGCAATTATTATGATTAAATTATTCGTTCGCAACCTTGAGATTTAAATTCATCGACTTGATGTCACCAATACGAGGGTACTCGTCCTTGAACGGCTAGAGTTGGTATATTTACTTTcgagttttttatttatatatcagCTGAGACGTACAAACAAAATAAACATCGACTGTTGGAGGAAACATGGATTTCCCGACGATTACGAAACAATCGTTGATCTCGCTCACTCCCGACGGCAACGTcaattgcaattattattattttcctcTCTTTATTtcaacactagatttacgggacacgTAAAGATGCGTTCATGAGGATTCAACAAATTCCTTTCTTTAAATTcgttattattataaagtaatgttaatgctccgtaaacctacattattaaacatgtcGGGTAAATCGCTGACAGacattaacattaaacctaccatcaccggtcaaataaccggttaCAGATTCCTTatctcacaattattgaaattataaagatgctttcgtgataaataattaaatgaatatatttaatattgccgatattataatatgaaccgcacaaagttgaaataaatttaatcttgttatttaaaGCTCGGTGGGTTTAGCGTTAATCAAATCCAAGTTTCACGTAGAAATAAGCGTAAACGAGTGTCTtcaattctttttcttttcacaAAACTCGTCGCTCGTGAGGATTTTAAAGCAATTAAGTAATAGATCTTTAAAAAAGGCTGAAAAATACTAATGCTGTTGTTCAATCGTAATTTTGTAGGTCAGATACACCGGTTTCCGGGACAGGCCGATCGAGGAACGCCGGGTACGGTTTCAAAATGGCTGCCGGGAGGGCCTCTGTGAGATCGCTTTCGCAGCGACCGGCACCAATCTGCAATTGGCTTTTGGGAGAGCCTCCGGGAACTACGCGGTGGATCCAAGCGACTGCGACTTCGAGAAAGACTGCGGCAAAGTGAGTCGCACTATGTATTAAACAATCTCGAACCGACGCAAACATCCCGCAAATTCAAAAAGGATTTGCACACTAGATCTACGAATCTCCAGAAATTCTCAATATTTCAACTacgataatttcgttaaaaaaagatagcaaaattataaatttggactcgttttaaagctCGAAGTCTCTCTTTCTGAGACCGTCGTCCATTTTTGCTAGGACATTTCCGCACGATAAAGCAGGTGAAAAACTGAGTACACGTTTTTGGTCGAAAATGCTACACATTGCATCGTCTGTGaaagcatgaaaaattttttccccGAATGAAACTGTGACAGATTTGAAGATCAAATATTCCCATTTATAACGAGTGCTTGAAACTTGAGCTGCGATTTTTTTCGGCTGTTATAAAGAACAATAATGAGGAACCACATTTCGGATCCACTGTAACTCTAATTTTTTCGAATCGATTGTGAACCAGAACATTGCGGTATTGGACGAATCGGTTGGCTTTGAAAGATTGGTAACGGTAATTGGTTGACTGGTTGATTGTAATTGGTCGATTGCGAGCTGACAAATGGCTCCGAGGTCGTCAAACAGGCCGGTCTGAATTGTCTGCGCGTTTCGTGTCCTTGGCATCGTATGTCCCGGGACGTGGAGTCACCCCCACGGACAATTTagtatcagtttctgcttctcggACAATGGTGTCAGCGTGTCAGCGTTCTCGGCGGAACGGGACATGCATCCGGCCCCGAATTTTGTTGGTTCGTAGGGGTCCGGACGCGTCTGCCCTGAAAACCTCGCCGGAAAATACGAGTCGGCCAGCAAGAAAAATGCCGGACCACCAACCGTCTTACCGATAAAATATCCAACGGCGAATTCCAAAAAACCATTCATCTTTCTCCAGAGTCAATTGTTACAACTCCAAAACCGACATCTttcacctagaatatttccattgcaTTTCTTCCCTATTACGCttatcgttatgcgttttgtTATTGTTTCATGTTTTACTTTTTCTTGTTTT includes the following:
- the LOC143213952 gene encoding protein big brother, with product MMHTMSEHAGGAGGLGVSVLPFDGMGLYEQRRPRYVFKVPKVVPDQKGKFETDELFRRLSRESEVRYTGFRDRPIEERRVRFQNGCREGLCEIAFAATGTNLQLAFGRASGNYAVDPSDCDFEKDCGKVHLRAQMIMNGVCVLWRGWIDLERLDGVGCLEFDEKRAAEEDAILRDQVERYSQRQRDLDEKQRAYRTGAPHLNHHHHHHHHHHGHGHQYNAIGTQQT